The following are encoded in a window of bacterium genomic DNA:
- a CDS encoding ABC transporter ATP-binding protein yields MLDIDTVTTIYYGRRGSVVALEAVSLRVGPGEFVAVQGASGCGKTTLLLTAGGLLVPDEGTVEINGIDMYRLPSDERALYRASQIGFVFQQFHLVPYLNVLENVLVPSVAMRDKEAENRAHGLLERLNMTGRLHHVPSELSTGERQRTAMARALLNKPRLLLADEPTGNLDSDNAEIILSVFEEFTRTGGAVLLVTHDEIVGKAAHRTIKLRDGKVITDRRKK; encoded by the coding sequence ATGCTCGATATCGACACCGTAACCACCATTTACTACGGCCGCCGGGGGAGTGTTGTCGCCCTCGAAGCCGTCTCGCTCCGTGTCGGGCCGGGTGAGTTCGTCGCAGTCCAGGGTGCGAGCGGATGCGGAAAAACAACCCTCCTGCTCACCGCGGGAGGACTCCTTGTCCCCGACGAGGGAACGGTGGAAATCAACGGCATCGACATGTACCGGCTGCCGTCCGATGAACGGGCGCTGTACCGGGCATCCCAGATAGGCTTTGTCTTTCAGCAGTTTCATCTCGTACCGTACCTGAACGTTCTGGAGAACGTGCTCGTGCCTTCAGTCGCGATGCGTGACAAGGAAGCGGAAAACCGTGCCCACGGGCTGCTCGAACGGCTCAACATGACCGGCCGTCTCCACCATGTGCCTTCGGAGCTCAGCACCGGGGAACGTCAGCGCACCGCCATGGCGCGGGCGCTCCTCAACAAGCCCCGGCTCCTGCTTGCCGATGAGCCCACCGGCAACCTCGACAGCGACAACGCCGAAATCATCCTTTCCGTATTCGAAGAATTCACCCGGACAGGCGGCGCCGTGCTGCTTGTCACCCATGATGAAATAGTGGGCAAAGCCGCCCACAGGACAATAAAGCTCAGGGACGGGAAAGTAATCACCGACAGGAGAAAAAAGTAG
- a CDS encoding FtsX-like permease family protein, whose translation MTIRQLVFREIGHRKLGFILGVLSVLIAVGVLVAELTLLDAHDVQTRNILAKKEAEMNGEMKRMEDDYRKITKDMGFNLLVLPRGQALGDFYSDGVSSADMPEEYVKRLADADIMTIRHILPSIEQKIRWPEQGNRSIILAGTRGEMPSSHLDSQTPILDAVPPGSIVLGYDLWKPQMIRPGDRIKLLGRVFTVGACHPERGTRDDITAWIDLAEAQELLNRPGRITGILALKCLCPGNDLATIRQDVARILPETQILEFESKSLARTRARDRAKATADSALAAESLYRAKLRGEREEFASWLIPLILLGCTAWIGLLAFGNVRERRVEIGILRALGFRSGQILSIFLIKAFLIGLTGGLLGYAAGYALGIATGDVAAKAADIERLFNPRLLLLVLVLAPFLTVAASWVPALLAARQDPATILREE comes from the coding sequence ATGACCATCCGCCAGCTTGTATTCCGCGAAATCGGGCACCGTAAGCTCGGATTCATCCTCGGAGTTCTGTCCGTGCTGATAGCGGTCGGGGTGCTCGTGGCAGAGCTGACACTCCTCGATGCGCATGATGTCCAGACCCGGAATATCCTCGCAAAAAAGGAAGCGGAGATGAACGGGGAAATGAAGCGCATGGAGGACGATTACCGTAAGATCACAAAAGACATGGGCTTCAATCTCCTTGTGCTCCCCCGGGGACAGGCGCTCGGCGATTTTTACTCCGATGGCGTTTCTTCCGCCGATATGCCCGAGGAATATGTGAAGCGGCTTGCCGATGCGGATATCATGACCATACGGCACATCCTGCCGAGCATCGAGCAGAAGATACGGTGGCCGGAGCAGGGAAACCGTTCGATCATTCTCGCCGGAACGCGCGGCGAGATGCCTTCTTCGCATCTCGACTCGCAGACACCCATTCTCGATGCGGTACCCCCGGGGTCCATAGTGCTCGGGTATGACCTGTGGAAACCGCAGATGATCAGGCCCGGAGACCGTATCAAACTGCTCGGCAGAGTGTTCACGGTCGGGGCATGCCATCCCGAACGGGGAACGAGGGATGACATAACCGCATGGATCGATCTCGCCGAGGCGCAGGAACTGCTCAACCGTCCCGGCCGGATCACCGGTATACTCGCGCTGAAATGCCTCTGTCCCGGAAACGATCTTGCAACGATACGCCAGGATGTCGCCCGCATTCTCCCCGAAACGCAGATTCTCGAATTCGAAAGCAAGTCGCTTGCGCGGACACGTGCCCGCGACCGGGCAAAGGCAACGGCGGATTCAGCGCTGGCGGCGGAAAGTCTCTACCGGGCGAAACTGCGCGGCGAACGCGAGGAGTTCGCTTCGTGGCTTATCCCGCTCATACTGCTCGGGTGCACTGCATGGATCGGCCTGCTCGCCTTCGGTAACGTGCGCGAGCGGAGGGTCGAGATCGGGATTCTCCGGGCTCTCGGGTTCAGATCGGGCCAGATTCTCTCAATATTTCTCATAAAAGCCTTTTTGATCGGCCTTACCGGCGGGCTGCTCGGATATGCCGCCGGGTATGCGCTCGGAATTGCCACGGGTGATGTCGCTGCCAAAGCCGCTGATATCGAGAGGCTTTTCAATCCCCGGCTGCTCCTGCTCGTTCTGGTGCTGGCGCCGTTTCTTACTGTCGCCGCGAGCTGGGTTCCCGCGCTCCTTGCCGCCCGTCAGGACCCCGCAACGATACTGAGGGAGGAATAG